CACAATCCTTGATTATTTCGGAAAAATTGTTGAGCTAAGCGAGTTGCGAGCAGCCTGCGGCGTGAACAGGGATGGGTCCAATGCAAAACAGGTTTTGCTAGGTGCACGTCAATACAAACTCAAGACTCGTGCCTATCGCTGTTCTGGTGATCAGCTCCAGGCAGAGGGCCGCTTCCCATGTGTTGTGTTTTGGGGGTTTAATCATTTCCTCGTTGTAGAAGGCTTTGAAGGAAACCATGCCTATTTGAGTGACCCGGCACAAGGACGGGTGCGCGTACTAATGGAGGAGTTTCTCGACAGTTTTACAGGGGTCGTCCTTGAATTCGAACCAGGGCCAGAATTCATTGCAGAAGGGAAGCAACCAACCCTGGTATGGAGTCTCATCCGTACACTTTTGCCATATCAGTCATCCTTATTTCAACTCCTGGTTGTTTCAACAGGGCAAGCAATTTTAACGCTACTAGTAGCTGGATTAACCTCCACATTCATTGACAGTTTTCTACAAAATCAACGTCTTTATTTTGGAATACCAATCATCTGGCTTCTACTCTTAAGCATTATTGGATGGCTTACCTTATTAGGAATCCAGTTCGTAATCCTAAGACGAATGGAACTATTGCTTTCAAAAAGACTAACGGCAGATCTATTCAGAAAATTATTTCAAGTATCATTCGACTTCTATCAAACCCGTTTCCAAGGCGAAATCGCGAGCAGGTTACTACTTGGAATGGAAACAACTCAAGTTTTAGTGGCAAGGCTTGTACGTTTCATGAGCTCGATATGGATTGCATCACTCGTTCTGATTTTTGCATTTGCAATCTCCCATTGGTTAGCACTCCTGGTGCTCACGATCATGGCTGGCAATTTAGGGTTGAACTGGTGGCTTACAGATCAACGTTATGACGCCAATCGAAAGTTAGCCATTGAAGAAGGAAAAGCTCAAGGAAAGGGACTACAAGGTATCAACAACATTGAATCCCTGAAAGCCTCTGGTCTGGAATTTGACTTCCTAAGCCAATGGCAAGGCAGTTTTGGGAATGTAGTTATCCAAAATCAACAATTAGGAGCGCAAATGGCTTTATCTACTATCACCGCTAGTGGTAGTAGCTTCCTCCTTAATGCTCTCATTATCGCAGCAGGCGGATTTCTAATCATTGCAGGAAAGATATCGCTAGGCACACTTGTAGCTTTCCAGTTCCTGCAAGGTCAAATCACAGCACCTATTTCGACCCTGCCTCAAATCAATTCAGCCATCCAAAGGCTTATTGGAGACTTGGGGAGATTAGAAGATCTACGCAAAAACAACAACGATCCATTAGTACGAAGCTTTAAACTTCTTGATGAAAGCAATACAAAACATCAAAAAGTCTCAACAAAACTCGCAGGGAATATTGAACTAAAAAATCTCAATTTTGGATTCACTCCAACTGCAGAACCATTCATTAAGAATCTGAATTTATCGATACCAGCAGGCTCTCAGTTATCCATTGTTGGAAGTAGTGGGTCCGGAAAAACAACCTTAATTAGAATCCTAGCTGGACTGTATACAGCATCTTCCGGTGAGCTTTTATTTGACCATCAAGCCTGGGAAGAGCATGGCGACCAAACGATGCGGAGTAGCTTGGCTTACGTTCCCCAGCAGGTGTTTATCTTTAACGCAAGTATTGAAGACAATATTACACTTTGGAATCCGAAATATAGATTGAGTGAACTTGAAGTCGCAGCAAAAGATTCTGAGATTCTTTCAACAATTAGCAATCATCCAGAAGCCTTTCAACGACAGCTCAAAGACAATGGCAAAGATTTGAGTGGCGGAGAGCGCCAACGAATAGAGATTTGCCGAGCACTTTTGCGTCAACCGAGCATTCTTCTATTTGATGAGGCAACAAGCGCATTGGATAACGCTACTCAGTCCAAAGTGCTTGATACTCTCAAGGCAAAGGCAATTACGGTTGTCAATGTGTCGCACCGACTTGACGCTGCTTTAAGAAGTGACGCTGTATTAGTAATGCAAAATGGTGATGCTATCGAATACGGCCCTCCAGCCAAATTGATGTCAAATAAATCTGCTTTTTATGATTTAGTCCAATCTGAGAAAGCTGAATCGATAGGGATGAAATCATGACCATAAAAGAATCTAGACAGGCTCTTTCAGCGGCACAAAACCTAGAAGAAGAATTACTTTTTAGTCTTCCTCCAGACGATGATCATCACCCTGAGATGCGCTTGATTGGGTTTTGTC
This Synechococcus sp. WH 8016 DNA region includes the following protein-coding sequences:
- a CDS encoding ATP-binding cassette domain-containing protein, whose product is MNKTLQRKRVKARTRLQYEAAECGAASLATILDYFGKIVELSELRAACGVNRDGSNAKQVLLGARQYKLKTRAYRCSGDQLQAEGRFPCVVFWGFNHFLVVEGFEGNHAYLSDPAQGRVRVLMEEFLDSFTGVVLEFEPGPEFIAEGKQPTLVWSLIRTLLPYQSSLFQLLVVSTGQAILTLLVAGLTSTFIDSFLQNQRLYFGIPIIWLLLLSIIGWLTLLGIQFVILRRMELLLSKRLTADLFRKLFQVSFDFYQTRFQGEIASRLLLGMETTQVLVARLVRFMSSIWIASLVLIFAFAISHWLALLVLTIMAGNLGLNWWLTDQRYDANRKLAIEEGKAQGKGLQGINNIESLKASGLEFDFLSQWQGSFGNVVIQNQQLGAQMALSTITASGSSFLLNALIIAAGGFLIIAGKISLGTLVAFQFLQGQITAPISTLPQINSAIQRLIGDLGRLEDLRKNNNDPLVRSFKLLDESNTKHQKVSTKLAGNIELKNLNFGFTPTAEPFIKNLNLSIPAGSQLSIVGSSGSGKTTLIRILAGLYTASSGELLFDHQAWEEHGDQTMRSSLAYVPQQVFIFNASIEDNITLWNPKYRLSELEVAAKDSEILSTISNHPEAFQRQLKDNGKDLSGGERQRIEICRALLRQPSILLFDEATSALDNATQSKVLDTLKAKAITVVNVSHRLDAALRSDAVLVMQNGDAIEYGPPAKLMSNKSAFYDLVQSEKAESIGMKS